A stretch of Canis lupus baileyi chromosome 7, mCanLup2.hap1, whole genome shotgun sequence DNA encodes these proteins:
- the LOC140636776 gene encoding oocyte-expressed protein homolog, with translation MSKGSWRGRGLRRDQSGRWADGEQFRPASRPRGVSLPADSVQGTAMAPFVMKTLHRSHGSGASKKYSHSKNWLLVHTQRYWCRFKHFLKPSVLHVDARLLEKIFGPSRALVPGFEREFKVLLQMREPNSEGKVEILIMGRRRYRKRAKRLIRILAAKPRGKRYGGTMMFSLETMKSFERENVHSDDFLSTAMMSSLDEAMQSLEIGQETVQEPVTKTV, from the exons ATGAGCAAGGGCtcctggagggggcggggcctgagaaGGGACCAATCAGGCCGATGGGCTGACGGCGAGCAGTTTCGTCCCGCCTCCCGGCCACGTGGGGTGTCTCTTCCTGCGGATTCCGTCCAGGGTACGGCAATGGCGCCCTTCGTGATGAAGACCCTGCACCGATCGCACGGCTCAGGAGCCAGCAAGAAGTATTCTCACTCCAAGAACTGGCTCCTTGTCCACACTCAACGGTACTGGTGTAGGTTTAAGCACTTTCTCAAGCCATCCGTGCTTCATGTGGATGCCCGTCTGCTGGAGAAGATTTTCG GACCAAGCAGAGCCCTCGTCCCGGGGTTCGAACGGGAGTTCAAGGTCCTGCTCCAGATGAGAGAGCCCAACTCCGAGGGCAAGGTTGAGATCCTCATCATGGGGAGGCGCCGGTACCGGAAGCGTGCCAAAAGGCTGATTCGCATCTTGGCGGCGAAGCCCCGAGGGAAACGCTATGGAG GCACAATGATGTTCAGCCTAGAAACCATGAAgtcttttgaaagagaaaatgttcATTCTGATGATTTCCTCTCCACCGCTATGATGAGTAGCCTGGATGAAGCCATGCAGTCCCTGGAAATAGGTCAGGAGACTGTCCAGGAACCTGTTACCAAAACAGTGTAA